Below is a window of Phyllopteryx taeniolatus isolate TA_2022b chromosome 16, UOR_Ptae_1.2, whole genome shotgun sequence DNA.
CTAAATCCTCCCGGTTTATCAAGCCCACCGCTCCCGCTGTACAGACAGCGTCTGACATTGATGGTTTATGCTGACAAAAGTGCTGAACGCCGCATCTCTCAGCTCACCTTCTTTTGACACGATTGCAAATCAATCGATTCAAGCTCATCCATTTTTCAGGAAAATGCGTGAGCAATGCTGGAAACAATGGCAGAGAAACCCTAGctctctttttttaacctttgtGACATTCTCACCTGCTGTTCTTCCATCAATCTCCCAGCATCCTTTGCCAGGACGGTGTCAGCGCACACCTTCTGTGtctctgcttttgttttatgtcacgGCTACGGCAGCTCGGGCACACGATTTATAGCCAGAATCGTCTCGCCATTTGTTATCTCGCTGTGTATTTAAAGTGATTTATGTGATGTGACACATACTTCTAGTAAAGATGTGCAGGAACAAAAGATCCGGGATTACACTTAACACCAGTACAAtgacatttagaaaaaaaacacgtttttggATTGCTGACATGGACCTTTGGCAAATCTTTATATAGAATTCAACTTTGGACAGATCCAAGCATCTGAGcaggttttttaaaaatccattgcAGCATTTGGGCTCTCGGTACTGTAGTTGTTCACATAGCTGAAATATGTCTAATACAATAGAATTAACCTTTAAACAGATGGAAATCAAATGGAATAATGACGCAAAAATGAATTGTAAGTCACAGTGCAAATACAGTGCTTGTAATTACTTTcagaaatatgtatttaaaaaaaagcccaaaaaaaaaaaaaaagtgcattttgtcGCTGTACTTTCTATATGCAATTTGCAAgtggctggcatccagtccagggtgtacgccgtCTCGTGCCCGAAAATCATCTTCAGCACACTTGTGACCGATATGGATGTAtattgttcttttcctcttatTGGCATCTTTTTGCAGAAACGTGTCTCTTTAGTGCCCTGAGTCGTCATCCGTCGTCTCGTGTGTTTCTTTCAGCCATGTCTGATATCGAAGAGGAATACGAGTGAGTATCCAGTCACTTTCTCTTTCGGATAAGCAATAACAGCGATGATTGTACAATATCTTGTTTTCTCTGTTCTTTGTCTAGAGACCAGGCAGAGGAGGGTAAGGTGCAGAGGAGCTGTTCttttaaacaccaaaacacaTCAGAATTGATCAAGTATGTACATTGGACCCCTGCATAGGCACCATTTGGCCtccgcaaattcacctattcgcagcttgttgtttttttaaattcatttttttctattgatttttgttcttttttttgaagGGAACCAACCTCAAAAACACTTGTTGGGGATTTATCTGTcgttattcaagatttttttggggggggggggggggggggggtgtttaaaaaatatatatatatttttttcaatccaatTACATTATAATGATCCACAGAGTTTTGCTATTCGTGGTCTGGACCAgttatatacagtgtgtgtaggGCAGTTGCAATTGATCGATTAATTGACAAATAATCGATCAtccaattaatcgacaactaattaaataattgatttagTTTAGAGACATTAACTAACTtcggtgtactgatagattccgacctgactttcaacagttatatcaaatcaattagtaaaactgccttttaccatctgaagaacatatccagaccaggagaagctcgtccatgtttttatctcaagtagacttgactattgtaatggtcttctgactggactcccccaaaagagcattaaacagttgcagctcattcagaatgctgcggccAGAAgaaaagaggtcagaacatattattCAAGTTCTGCTGATGGTCAATAAATCacgaaatggtttaggtcctaaatacatgaaatactttagagcatttccacttcgaaacgatctttcttgcactgtacgttgttttcattgcatttttatttttatctttgccttataagcggttcagaaaatggttgttttttatgcttttaatgttgtaaagcacattgagttaccttgtgtttgaaatgtgctatagaaataaatctgctgcgctttgctttgttttatcaTTGAAAAATACCCAAAAAACCAAGAACAGTCTGTTAGTAAAGAGTCATTGGGAAAAAGGAATTTGCAATAACCTTGaatccaaaatattttattttcagattaATGGATGGAAGAATGTATTTGCTAGTGAGAGCCCTAAATCTGTGTCTTTCCTGGCCAGAggtagaagaggaggaggaggaggagctacagcagcaagaggaggaagaggaggaggaggaggaggaatatGAGGAGCATCATGAAGAAGAGCAGCCGGTGTACGAGGATGAAGCAGGTCATGCTAGGCCGTCGCGTGTTGTCAAAACATACACTGTATCGAAGTGATGGGACATAACAACATACGAATACTTTCGTACTCTACTTAAGTAGAATTTTCCAGTGGCGGTACTTGAgtcattatttacaatatgtgACTCTTTTTGGAAAATTCTATTGTATTTAGGggcaatgattattttttttttttacctcaatactgcaaattgtgagatgccgagctgattttcattgttcagtgacaataaagttctaTTCTAGTCTGGTCTAGTCTATACATTAACAGTAGTATTGCTTTCGTTCACATTTTCAATTTCTTCATATTGATCATCTTGTCACTATATTTCTGAtgcccctccctccctccttttttttttttttcaacagaggAGGAACGTCCCAAACCGAGGCAAGTCTGCTTTTTGAGCTTTCTCTTTTTCTCTGTTTTACTGCAGCGGGAAAACTACACCAAAAAATAGAacccattttgacattttacctTTGATTGCGATAGGGAGCTAATAATTCCCTTGGTGCCATTATAACGTGTATAAATATTATTAGACCGGCCACAAAATCCTTTTCGTGGCCTCTTTTGCTCCGCATCGGATCCATACGGGAGCCATTTATTCTGCTTGCCTTTTACATGCAACCCAATGAAGTGGGTTTTGCTGCAATTGTGTGTGCTCTCTTACAGCAACACACAATcagataaaaatgaaaacatcagCATCCAAAATGAATTGTCAGGGGGCGACAGTGTTTTCAATACAACAGCGCCGTAAAAGTGAGTCTCGGGTGTCGCGCGACTCGGTCCTGCTTTTATCTTCCAAGGCGGACAAATGCTGGCTAATCCCATTTCCGACAGGCGAAACCTCGTGAGAGGCCCGCTTGAGTCCGAATCCCACTCGCTCCGAATGACCGACATCTTTGCGCCAAGGTTTCAGCTATCCAAAAGACTTTCGGTGCTGTCAAAtttacaaaagtacaaaagaaaagaaaatgagctCAAACAGTTCTTTCATGACCTTGCCATCATCGAAGCCATCCCGGTGACCGGCGTGAGTTTCTACGCGTATACAGTGCGCACAATAAGACTTTACGTTCCGTATAAGTCCGTTTCCCAAGTCTTATTGTATTTGCAACAATGGCAGAAGCAACACAACAGCAAAAAGCATGATTTCTTACAGCCCGTTgaagtttttgtgttttctcctCTCCTTCAGACCGATGGTCCCTCAAATTGCGCCACCCAAGATTCCTGAAGGAGACAGAGTTGATTTTGATGTAAGAAGACTTTTATTTTGCATCAGGACTGGAAGGGAAAAGTCAGAAACGAGCGCAACCGGcccaattcattcatttccatttCTATGTAACAACGGAAGTAACAACGGAAGTAACTCTGAGGCCATTTGTTCCACCAGGACATCCACAGAAAGCGAATGGAGAAAGACATGCTGGAGCTGCACACACTGATTGACGTTCACTTTGAACAGAGGACGAAGGATGAAGAGGAGCTGATTGGGCTCAAGGACAGAATTGTAAGTGACACCGATGGATGGCTCGCTTTTATCGAACGCACCAACGACGTCATTTGACGCCTTTGGCCCGGTACTTGTCGTAACCGGGTCGTTCCTGTGCCCGTTGCTCGCATTGCGAAATTGTCTCCAAACAGGCCGTGTTCAGGCCGCTACGACCGCTCCTGACGAAAAAAAAACGAACTGCTAGAGCAGGCATTCGTGCAAAGCCGCGTGGCCCGTctggggagggggaggggggctgcACTGAAACGCAACATCAACATCCAACAAAAGCTCCATTCAGAGGATGAGTCGGAGAGCGATAAAGCTTTAGCCGAACCCTTTTAGGGTTGTTTGAAGGCTTCAAGCAGAAGATTCTGATGCTCGACAACCTGAGACGTAAATTGGAGCGCGCGGCGGCCGGAGAGCATCTCAAACTCTGagtgacaattttgcaattCCAGTTGACAAACAAGGGAAAGCCAAGCTCACAAAAGCGCAAAGCCTAACTAAGCTGTCAAATGACGACGGCTTCACGTTTGCCCAAATAATACCTGAAACGGAATCGAAATCAAGTGTGTGGGTGGTTACTTTTGGGACGctctgcgtgtgcgtgtgtgtgtgtgtgtgtgtgtgttttcagggtTACACTTTCAATGAAAAGTCCTTCTTATTGCTCTCCTGGAAGAAGACACATACTGGTATGATGCCTTGGatattaataacatttaaactgtgatttcccccccccccccccttgcgtCAGGAACGCCGTCGGTCAGAGCGGGCAGAAATCCAAAGAGTCCGAGCAGAGAAGGAGAAGGACAGACAAAACAGGATTGCGGTAACGTACACGCGCACAATTATGCGGTGAAAAGGATACtctgtcctgtttttttgtggggaaaaaatgttttgctcaaATGACACAAATGAGGTCAAAACCTGTTCAAAGTGCTTTCACTTCACCTCACATATGTAATACCGTCTTACATTGTTTAGAAGTGGGCATCtgtttgtttctaaataaatgATGCGCCCAACTGTATTGGCTTTAGATTATCGGGGTGAATAGAAGATGACGGGACATCTTTTTATCTGCCAGGAGGAGCGTCagaggaaagaggaggaggaggccaagAAGAAGGCTGAGGATGaagccaagaagaagaaagtgcTATCTGGCATGGGGGCCAACTTTGGAGGCTTCCTGGCCAAGGTCGTGTTACTGCCGGCGATGAGAAGGAAAGAAGGATGCAGACACCGACActgggctgtgtgtgtgtgtgtgtgtgtgtgtgtgtgtgtctggtctAGGCCGAGTCGAGGAAGGGCAAGCGCATGACCGGCAGAGAAGTCAAGAAGAAGACTCTGGCCGACAGGCGTCAGCCGCTTGGCATCGAAAGCATGAGGGAGGACTCCCTCAGGTGATTCATCTCCGCGGACTCGATTTATCATTCGCCGGCCGATCGCAGGGTGCGACAGACGAACGAGCATCCGTGCACACGGACCATGAACCTTACGCGCATGGTTTTTTtaaacgtgggaggaaacccaagcAAACGTCACACGGAAGGGTCCGAGCCGAGACTCAAACCCAGAACTGCAGACTGTGAGCCAggctgtatttctttttatgcTGGACACATACAGCAAGTAACAACCGTTACAACAGAGCTCCTATTTCACAGGATCGAGTTGGCGACCGCCACATCAATCCCTCGTCAGTGCTGCCGGCTGAAAATCTTCTTTGTTCCGTTCACATTCTGGATTCCTTTGAAACGACACAACGAAATTATTATTCCTGCTTTTTTTTGGAATAGATTTGTAGGTTTAAGCATACGTGAGTAGGGATAGAAAGGAACGTGTTCGGAAATATGACGTGAATCGTGGGAGATCCGAGCACCGTCACCAAGGGATCGCGGCGCACGCGTGCGTCTTTTCCTTCCGGGACCTAAAACGCTTTTTCTCTTCATGTGCCCCCAAAAAGACAACGAGCCCAGGAGTTGTGGAACTGGATCCACCAGCTGGAGTCGGACAAATTCGACTACATGGAGCATATGAAGCACCAGAAATACGAGGTGAGCGGgacattgaaatgtttttcgcGGACCTCAATATTGGCCCATTCTTATTATGGGTGGGCCGTAAAGGGGCGACTTTCACGGGATGCACTTGAAACATGAAGTGACGGCTGTAAAGGAGACGTGCAACTATTTCGCAATTTCTCAGCGCTCCCGGGTGTCTTGAGAAAAAGGTCTggtccaaaatacacaaagaataAAGAATTACAGAAGACTCCGCATCCACTTCATCCCACCGCGATTCCGATGCTGAGTCGATGGCTTTCGTTGCCATGACAGCCAAAGGCAAAGCGAAAGTGAACGCCGACTTGACAATGGCAATTCATTGCATTGAGATGTTTCTACTTTTCTGCTCCCTCTGGCGATT
It encodes the following:
- the tnnt1 gene encoding troponin T, slow skeletal muscle isoform X1; this translates as MARARTHCFPLAIKLPFLARQSHSCLCVSTDPTPYTETCLFSALSRHPSSRVFLSAMSDIEEEYEDQAEEEVEEEEEEELQQQEEEEEEEEEEYEEHHEEEQPVYEDEAEEERPKPRPMVPQIAPPKIPEGDRVDFDDIHRKRMEKDMLELHTLIDVHFEQRTKDEEELIGLKDRIERRRSERAEIQRVRAEKEKDRQNRIAEERQRKEEEEAKKKAEDEAKKKKVLSGMGANFGGFLAKAESRKGKRMTGREVKKKTLADRRQPLGIESMREDSLRQRAQELWNWIHQLESDKFDYMEHMKHQKYEIIVLLNRIQHAQKFKKGPGKGKVGGRWK
- the tnnt1 gene encoding troponin T, slow skeletal muscle isoform X2, which gives rise to MARARTHCFPLAIKLPFLARQSHSCLCVSTDPTPYTAMSDIEEEYEDQAEEEVEEEEEEELQQQEEEEEEEEEEYEEHHEEEQPVYEDEAEEERPKPRPMVPQIAPPKIPEGDRVDFDDIHRKRMEKDMLELHTLIDVHFEQRTKDEEELIGLKDRIERRRSERAEIQRVRAEKEKDRQNRIAEERQRKEEEEAKKKAEDEAKKKKVLSGMGANFGGFLAKAESRKGKRMTGREVKKKTLADRRQPLGIESMREDSLRQRAQELWNWIHQLESDKFDYMEHMKHQKYEIIVLLNRIQHAQKFKKGPGKGKVGGRWK
- the tnnt1 gene encoding troponin T, slow skeletal muscle isoform X3, whose amino-acid sequence is MSDIEEEYEDQAEEEVEEEEEEELQQQEEEEEEEEEEYEEHHEEEQPVYEDEAEEERPKPRPMVPQIAPPKIPEGDRVDFDDIHRKRMEKDMLELHTLIDVHFEQRTKDEEELIGLKDRIERRRSERAEIQRVRAEKEKDRQNRIAEERQRKEEEEAKKKAEDEAKKKKVLSGMGANFGGFLAKAESRKGKRMTGREVKKKTLADRRQPLGIESMREDSLRQRAQELWNWIHQLESDKFDYMEHMKHQKYEIIVLLNRIQHAQKFKKGPGKGKVGGRWK